The Chitinivibrionales bacterium genome has a segment encoding these proteins:
- a CDS encoding adenylate kinase, translating into MSGKNVVLFGPPGAGKGTQAAKLRDLLDVPHISTGDMFRYNIKNDTELGKLAKSYSEKGQLVPDEVTIAMVKDRLSRDDVKAGFLLDGFPRSVPQAEALDKILNELGITLDHVVNIAVSDDEIRARLSKRASIEGRADDADPAVIQNRIDTYKNQSEPCLAYYRPKEIVRDIDGIGTIDEVFDRIKEAVE; encoded by the coding sequence ATGTCAGGTAAAAACGTCGTCCTGTTCGGCCCTCCCGGAGCGGGAAAAGGGACCCAGGCAGCAAAACTCAGAGACCTTCTCGATGTCCCGCATATCTCCACCGGCGATATGTTCCGCTACAATATCAAAAATGATACCGAGCTGGGCAAGCTTGCCAAATCCTATTCGGAGAAAGGGCAACTTGTTCCCGATGAAGTCACTATTGCCATGGTCAAGGACCGGTTGAGCCGGGATGATGTCAAAGCCGGTTTTCTTCTGGACGGATTTCCCCGGAGTGTACCGCAGGCAGAAGCCCTCGACAAAATTTTGAACGAGCTGGGAATTACCCTCGATCACGTAGTAAACATCGCTGTTTCCGATGACGAAATTCGGGCCAGGCTCTCAAAGCGGGCTTCCATTGAAGGCCGTGCCGATGATGCCGATCCAGCGGTGATCCAGAACCGGATCGACACCTATAAAAACCAGAGCGAACCATGCCTGGCATACTACCGCCCTAAAGAAATCGTGCGCGATATTGATGGAATCGGGACTATCGATGAGGTGTTCGATCGTATCAAGGAAGCGGTAGAATAA
- a CDS encoding ATP-binding cassette domain-containing protein: MNTPILHMKKISKRFGAVKALKNVDLTVDKGSVHALIGENGAGKSTLMKILSGALRPDYGTVALDGCAYAPESPKKARAMGIAMIYQELTLAPHLTIAENITLGMEHHHYGVLKKQDLKISQTLTRLGHSGLDLNAKVSTLGIGEQQIVEIARALITDARVIIMDEPTSSLSASDTETLFATIRRLKQTGVTVIYISHFLEEIKRIADHYTVLRDGQSVDRGPIETTDLPQIINAMIGRPLTEMFPRVPHTIGEVLVTINDLSRTPDLAETSFCIHKGEILGIAGLVGAKRTDMLRTLFGLDRADNGTISFANGVTLALIDISPRTSLKNGVDLLSENRKEEGLALNLPIRNNITLSSLAQFIIPNTPGFIDTQKENDIVETQCKSLSLRYTSPCQKSGDLSGGNQQKVALARLLVDQSDILLLDEPTRGIDVGSKTEIYRLIGELALLGKSIVMVSSYLPELFGMCDSLAVMYRGTLSPVWPCNEWNEKRVMAWATSGKELDS; the protein is encoded by the coding sequence ATGAATACGCCAATTCTTCACATGAAAAAAATTTCCAAGCGTTTCGGTGCGGTAAAGGCACTGAAAAATGTCGACCTGACTGTGGATAAAGGATCGGTTCATGCATTGATTGGAGAAAACGGGGCCGGCAAAAGTACGCTTATGAAAATTCTCAGCGGTGCGCTCCGTCCCGACTACGGTACGGTTGCCCTGGATGGTTGCGCCTATGCTCCCGAATCGCCAAAAAAGGCGCGGGCTATGGGTATCGCAATGATCTATCAGGAACTGACCCTGGCGCCCCATTTGACCATAGCCGAAAATATTACCCTGGGTATGGAACACCATCACTACGGCGTACTGAAAAAACAGGACCTGAAAATTTCACAAACCCTTACCCGTCTCGGCCATTCGGGTCTTGATCTCAACGCAAAAGTATCAACCCTGGGGATCGGGGAACAACAGATTGTTGAAATAGCCCGAGCCCTCATTACCGACGCCCGTGTAATTATCATGGATGAACCCACCAGTTCACTTTCGGCGTCCGATACTGAAACTCTTTTTGCAACAATCCGGCGGCTGAAACAGACCGGCGTTACCGTTATTTATATCAGCCATTTCCTTGAGGAGATCAAACGGATTGCCGATCATTACACTGTTTTGCGGGACGGGCAAAGCGTTGACCGGGGCCCTATCGAAACAACCGATTTACCACAGATTATTAACGCCATGATAGGAAGGCCACTCACCGAAATGTTTCCCCGCGTCCCCCATACAATCGGCGAAGTCCTTGTAACAATCAACGACCTCTCCCGCACGCCCGACCTCGCCGAAACATCGTTTTGTATTCATAAAGGTGAGATCCTCGGCATTGCCGGCCTGGTAGGCGCCAAACGCACCGATATGCTCAGAACTCTTTTCGGACTCGACCGTGCCGATAATGGAACGATCTCCTTCGCAAACGGCGTCACCCTGGCCCTTATCGACATCTCCCCGCGTACTTCGCTGAAAAACGGCGTCGATCTCCTCAGTGAAAACCGGAAAGAGGAAGGACTTGCACTCAATCTCCCCATACGGAACAATATCACCCTTTCTTCACTTGCCCAATTTATTATTCCGAACACCCCCGGGTTTATCGACACTCAAAAAGAAAACGACATTGTCGAGACTCAATGCAAATCACTTTCGCTGCGCTACACGTCACCCTGTCAGAAAAGCGGCGATCTTTCGGGCGGCAATCAGCAGAAAGTTGCACTGGCGCGGCTGCTGGTCGACCAAAGCGACATATTGCTGCTGGATGAACCGACACGGGGGATTGATGTCGGCAGTAAAACCGAAATATACCGTCTTATCGGCGAACTTGCCCTGTTGGGCAAGTCCATTGTCATGGTAAGCTCCTATCTTCCGGAGCTTTTCGGGATGTGTGATTCCCTTGCGGTCATGTACCGGGGCACTTTAAGTCCGGTGTGGCCGTGTAATGAGTGGAATGAAAAACGAGTCATGGCCTGGGCCACCTCGGGAAAGGAACTGGACAGTTGA
- a CDS encoding T9SS type A sorting domain-containing protein, which produces MASYFNSIKISCSALTQIFAVLFILAFKADSQYNQCSADENGYIFSDRLCSYWKECYQPLPDTLCTLRPLSYTSRHSGEYSISAVVSHQKKLYLALSSMVYPLVLGFQPWRYYYNPVEIYLENVELTQSTPLCFYKFDLENLNFSLAIAQPAGEIRLISFAMESVYENPAFTIEKIETIMLSSFKAGQQIINMTTSPKSIPESENAICDSNIWITGSSGLIRRWDIADNLFVNESIYDISSNEDVLCYGDGYAATYTGSIYHFDSSGFFLLDTQVCSFPLWNINNSAAVGDNGSLIVHQNQNWIFYTLDSANYRYFNLIKHPNGSAIELLDEDWNYHFHIYKNDPTFISLTSPESLITFVNTRPYIYSGIGLEQIEIATYDDDGNNRDPSICLCNADSCYYPIRVTTKDQAVKHAIIPGEKIPDDFKLYTCGTILSEPIIHFSNSAISLNLSPSSLTIHAKYEYFPEQYFNPHYPNICWSSGYYDSTFSWNKGDSLIYVVNNDTLVIKYGYDASVQEENAFTGQKAKMAYNIRGDTYSISVPTQFQNAQAQVTIYDLKGRVLKAIKSENKKTVEIHGIPANGIYYYRFSFSEIQSDIHKLQILK; this is translated from the coding sequence ATGGCTTCATATTTCAACTCTATAAAAATATCATGTAGCGCTCTAACACAGATATTTGCTGTTCTATTTATACTGGCTTTCAAAGCAGACTCACAATACAATCAATGTTCTGCAGATGAAAATGGCTATATTTTTTCAGATCGCTTATGCAGCTATTGGAAAGAATGCTACCAGCCCTTGCCGGACACGCTCTGCACTTTGCGCCCTTTATCCTATACATCCAGGCATTCCGGCGAGTATTCAATTTCTGCTGTTGTATCGCATCAGAAAAAGCTATATCTGGCATTAAGTTCTATGGTTTATCCTCTTGTCTTAGGATTTCAACCCTGGCGATATTACTATAATCCCGTTGAAATCTATCTCGAGAATGTTGAATTAACACAATCAACACCGCTCTGTTTTTATAAATTTGACCTGGAAAATCTGAATTTTTCATTAGCAATTGCACAGCCGGCAGGAGAGATACGTTTAATTTCATTTGCAATGGAATCGGTTTATGAGAATCCTGCATTCACTATAGAAAAAATTGAAACGATAATGCTTTCTTCATTCAAGGCCGGTCAACAAATAATAAATATGACGACGTCTCCAAAAAGCATTCCGGAATCTGAAAATGCAATCTGTGACAGCAATATCTGGATTACAGGATCTTCCGGGCTTATAAGGAGGTGGGATATTGCAGATAATCTATTTGTTAACGAATCCATATATGATATTTCATCGAATGAAGATGTTTTATGCTATGGCGACGGATATGCAGCAACATATACCGGTAGCATATATCATTTCGATAGTTCGGGCTTTTTTCTACTTGATACTCAGGTTTGCAGCTTTCCTCTTTGGAATATCAACAATAGCGCTGCTGTTGGAGATAACGGAAGTTTAATCGTTCATCAAAACCAAAACTGGATATTTTACACTCTTGATTCTGCGAATTATCGATACTTCAATTTAATAAAGCATCCAAACGGTTCAGCTATAGAGCTTCTGGATGAGGATTGGAATTATCATTTTCATATCTATAAGAACGATCCAACTTTCATATCCCTGACCAGTCCTGAAAGCCTTATCACATTTGTTAACACTCGACCATATATATATAGCGGCATTGGCTTAGAACAGATTGAAATAGCTACATACGATGATGATGGGAATAATCGTGATCCTTCGATCTGTTTATGTAATGCTGATTCTTGCTATTATCCGATTAGAGTAACGACAAAAGATCAGGCAGTCAAGCATGCAATTATTCCGGGTGAAAAAATACCTGATGACTTCAAATTATATACATGTGGCACCATCCTTTCTGAGCCAATCATACACTTCTCAAACTCAGCCATCTCTTTGAATTTATCACCTTCTTCGCTAACCATTCATGCAAAGTATGAATATTTTCCGGAACAATATTTTAATCCGCATTATCCCAACATTTGCTGGTCCAGCGGCTACTATGACTCTACCTTTTCATGGAATAAAGGAGATAGTCTGATATATGTGGTTAACAACGATACGCTGGTAATAAAATATGGATATGATGCTTCTGTGCAGGAAGAAAACGCATTTACAGGCCAAAAAGCAAAAATGGCATATAATATCCGGGGAGATACCTATTCGATAAGTGTGCCAACCCAATTTCAGAATGCACAGGCGCAGGTTACTATTTATGATTTAAAAGGAAGAGTGCTAAAGGCAATAAAATCAGAAAACAAGAAAACAGTTGAAATTCACGGTATACCGGCAAATGGAATATATTATTATCGCTTTTCATTTTCGGAAATACAATCCGATATCCATAAACTTCAGATCCTGAAATGA
- a CDS encoding type II toxin-antitoxin system RelE/ParE family toxin yields MAKIVWSPGALDDIDAIAEYIARDSVHHASLFIDRLFETADLLLEQPYLGRIIPEIGQNSCREIIYGSYRIMYKVEKSNIWITAVIHGAKNWKPPR; encoded by the coding sequence ATGGCAAAAATAGTCTGGTCGCCCGGCGCACTGGACGACATTGATGCCATAGCCGAATATATTGCTCGCGATTCTGTTCATCATGCCTCTCTTTTTATTGACCGACTGTTCGAAACAGCGGATTTATTGCTTGAACAACCCTACCTTGGTCGAATTATTCCTGAAATCGGTCAGAATTCCTGTCGTGAAATAATCTACGGCTCTTACCGAATAATGTATAAAGTCGAAAAAAGCAATATCTGGATAACAGCTGTGATACATGGTGCAAAAAATTGGAAACCACCTCGATAA
- a CDS encoding glycosyltransferase — MHVLLIILVVITLYYLSCILFFLRGLLSISPQTQAHNLSFSVVIAAHNEEAIIGDCLKRVLDQSVPEERFEVIIVDDRSTDATADVVASYRRRHNNLSLIQVTETPAGVSPKKHAVAQGVRAARNEIIVFTDADCAVPSTWLATIDKYFTGETGMVQGVTVYSYVDGMNRLFFGLQATDFLSHGVISAAGIGANLPINSNANNFAFRKSVFDELDGYGSMESIISGDDDLLLQRIYESGKWKIRFMLDREGSVTTLPTPTLRGVFEQRKRWGSKTVHYGLNQVFVLSGVFLFYVGIIAALVAGFFAPVFFGIAGIMLCSKLIGEYVLMLPGARMFHQEALRKYILPASIIQLPVVVAAIFGGVFGKFNWKEQRFSRKA; from the coding sequence ATGCATGTCCTGTTGATAATTCTTGTTGTTATAACGCTCTATTATCTCTCCTGCATCCTCTTTTTTCTCCGGGGATTATTATCCATTTCACCGCAGACGCAGGCGCATAATCTCTCTTTTTCGGTTGTTATTGCCGCGCACAATGAAGAAGCAATAATCGGCGACTGCCTTAAGCGGGTGCTGGATCAGTCGGTCCCGGAAGAGCGTTTTGAGGTTATCATTGTCGATGACCGCTCGACTGATGCAACAGCCGATGTTGTTGCATCGTACCGGCGACGGCACAATAATCTCTCGCTGATTCAGGTAACTGAAACGCCGGCCGGAGTATCGCCTAAAAAACATGCCGTGGCACAGGGGGTACGGGCTGCCCGGAATGAAATAATCGTCTTTACCGACGCCGATTGCGCGGTCCCGTCGACCTGGCTTGCCACAATCGACAAGTACTTTACAGGTGAAACAGGCATGGTGCAGGGGGTAACGGTATATTCGTACGTTGACGGCATGAACAGGCTCTTTTTCGGTCTTCAGGCAACAGATTTCCTGTCGCACGGGGTCATATCCGCCGCCGGGATCGGCGCAAACCTTCCGATAAACTCCAATGCCAACAATTTTGCTTTCCGAAAAAGCGTTTTTGATGAGCTTGACGGGTATGGCTCGATGGAGAGCATTATATCGGGCGATGACGATCTTCTGCTGCAAAGAATTTACGAATCGGGCAAATGGAAAATCAGGTTTATGCTCGACCGTGAAGGCTCTGTGACAACGCTTCCGACCCCCACACTGCGCGGCGTATTCGAGCAGCGGAAACGGTGGGGGTCGAAAACCGTCCACTACGGCCTGAACCAGGTGTTTGTTTTATCAGGGGTATTTCTGTTTTATGTGGGGATTATCGCGGCGCTGGTTGCCGGTTTTTTTGCACCGGTGTTCTTTGGAATCGCCGGGATTATGCTCTGCTCCAAGCTGATCGGCGAATATGTCCTCATGCTCCCTGGCGCCCGGATGTTTCATCAGGAAGCGCTCCGTAAATATATCCTCCCGGCATCGATCATCCAGCTTCCGGTGGTCGTTGCGGCGATTTTCGGCGGGGTGTTCGGGAAATTTAACTGGAAAGAGCAGCGGTTTTCGCGAAAGGCGTGA
- a CDS encoding cyclic nucleotide-binding domain-containing protein, whose amino-acid sequence MPIICQPMEERFDTDEIIFNQNDWGDKVYCIKEGEVIIRRDEGDEVAFLKYLKKGEWFGEIALVKNVPRTTSVIAASPVRLLTLSRHDFYTIIQQSLLTGVSFDHIADERLEELEKATAIQ is encoded by the coding sequence ATGCCGATTATATGCCAGCCCATGGAGGAACGCTTTGATACCGATGAAATTATTTTCAACCAGAACGACTGGGGAGATAAGGTTTATTGTATCAAAGAAGGTGAAGTCATTATCCGCCGTGATGAAGGAGATGAAGTCGCCTTTTTGAAATACCTGAAGAAGGGTGAATGGTTTGGAGAAATTGCCCTTGTAAAAAATGTTCCCCGTACTACCAGTGTCATTGCAGCATCGCCAGTTCGTCTATTGACACTTTCCCGGCATGATTTTTATACTATCATTCAACAAAGTCTTCTCACCGGCGTGTCCTTTGATCATATTGCCGACGAACGCCTTGAGGAATTGGAAAAAGCAACAGCGATACAATAG
- a CDS encoding ABC transporter permease has protein sequence MVLAPSAFYSLYNIKTIITQTVIIGIGALGMTLVIISGGIDLSIGSVIALGTVVTARMLNIGAPDTPLWVSVAAVAGAVGLCAFCGFLNGIISASLRIVPFIVTLGMMQIARGTAKWIGEEQTVIAPQTWLNRWMEVDPAPSWLVFAPGVWLLIILTVIMTIVLKRTIFGRYVFALGSNESAARLCGVRVTFYRTIIYTVCSAFAGIAGIMQFSNLTVGDPTAAQGMELDIIAAVVIGGGSLSGGEGSAVGSLVGALLMAVLRNGCNLVGIPNYVQNIVIGAIIIGAVAVDRYKQRVSR, from the coding sequence ATGGTTCTTGCCCCCTCCGCCTTTTACAGCCTTTACAACATAAAAACAATTATTACCCAAACGGTTATCATCGGAATCGGCGCCCTGGGCATGACGCTGGTTATTATCAGCGGCGGTATCGATCTGAGTATTGGCTCTGTCATTGCCCTGGGAACGGTTGTTACCGCCCGGATGCTCAATATCGGCGCCCCGGATACCCCGCTCTGGGTCTCCGTTGCCGCGGTAGCCGGCGCAGTCGGCCTCTGTGCATTCTGTGGTTTCCTGAATGGTATTATTTCCGCCTCCCTGCGGATCGTTCCCTTTATCGTTACTCTCGGCATGATGCAGATCGCCCGGGGAACGGCCAAGTGGATCGGGGAAGAGCAGACGGTTATTGCTCCGCAAACCTGGTTGAATCGGTGGATGGAAGTCGATCCCGCACCGTCGTGGCTGGTTTTTGCACCCGGCGTCTGGCTGCTAATTATTCTTACGGTGATAATGACCATCGTGCTTAAACGGACTATTTTCGGGCGGTATGTTTTTGCTCTGGGCTCCAATGAATCGGCAGCCCGGCTATGTGGCGTCCGGGTTACATTCTACCGGACCATAATCTATACGGTATGCAGCGCCTTTGCCGGAATTGCCGGAATCATGCAGTTTTCGAATCTGACCGTGGGTGATCCTACCGCGGCCCAGGGCATGGAGTTGGATATCATTGCGGCGGTCGTGATCGGCGGCGGTTCACTCTCCGGCGGCGAAGGCAGCGCCGTAGGCTCGCTGGTTGGCGCGCTGCTCATGGCCGTGCTTCGCAACGGATGTAATCTTGTCGGGATACCCAACTATGTGCAGAATATCGTTATCGGCGCAATCATTATCGGCGCGGTCGCAGTCGACCGGTATAAGCAGCGGGTGAGCAGATAG